The Humulus lupulus chromosome 3, drHumLupu1.1, whole genome shotgun sequence genome window below encodes:
- the LOC133825091 gene encoding uncharacterized protein LOC133825091 codes for MEDYETVALAEECSTIIQKKLPQKLRDSGSFTIPCTIGNFHYERNLCDLGASINLMPLSVFRRLGLGEARPVTVTLQLVDRSLTHPRCIIEDVLVKVDKFIFPADFIVLDMEEDEDKPIILGRPFLSTGQALIDVQKGELRLRVQGDEVVFNVFKALKYPSTSDSCFNISVLEEQEEGIKSIEDPLELSFFASSEECDGTETNEYVKWLNSSGKIYKKKYEELGQVPERPLPSIEKPPVLEIKTLLDHLRYAYLVLSLLLEFRFVLSLLFEGEQRVGAMNHELNVKRRRNGG; via the exons atggaggattatgaaaccGTGGCATTGGCAGAAGAGTGTAGtacaattattcaaaagaaacttcctcaaaagttaagagattcGGGTAGCTTCACTATACCTTGTACCATTGGGAACTTTCATTATGAGAGGAAtttatgtgatttgggtgcaAGCATTAATTTAATGCCACTGTCTGTATttagaagacttggtttgggggaagctagacccGTTACTGTTACTCTTCAATTGGTTGACCGTTCATTAACACACCCCCGATGTATTATAGAGGATgttctagtaaaggtagataaattCATCTTCCCAGCGGATTTTATTgttttagatatggaggaagatgaggacAAGCCTATTATATTGGGAAGACCATTTTTATCTACAGGGCAAGCTCTGATAGATGTCCAGAAGGGTGAGTTAAGGCTCAGAGTACAAGGTGATGAGGtagtttttaatgtttttaaagccTTGAAATATCCTTCAACTAGTGACAGTTGTTTCAATATTAGTGTATTGGAGGAACAAGAGGAAGGGATCAAGTCTATTGAGGATCCACTTGAGTTGAGTTTCTTTGCAAGTTCAGAAGAGTGTGATGGTACTGAAACCAATgaatatgttaagtggttgaacTCATCGGGgaaaatttataaaaagaaatatgaggaattgGGGCAAGTGCCTGAGAGACCTCTCCCATCTATTGAGAAGCCACCAGTTCTTGAGATAAAGACATTGCTTGATCACCTTAGGTATGCATATTTGG TGTTGTCTTTGTTGTTAGAATTTAGGTTCGTTTTGAGTCTTTTGTTCGAGGGCGagcaaaga gtagGTGCTATGAATCATGAGTTAAatgtgaaaagaagaagaaatggtggaTAA